A stretch of the Aegilops tauschii subsp. strangulata cultivar AL8/78 chromosome 4, Aet v6.0, whole genome shotgun sequence genome encodes the following:
- the LOC109777981 gene encoding expansin-B3, with translation MASSSSSVAIAAALLLCILAAHGHGCCAKRSGGGGKKAHSHHAPPHAHVAPPPSSPPATGPPSYGYGSPPPPAAIPPPPAANSSSNSTNVDAGGWLDARATWYGAPKGAGPDDNGGACGFKNVNLPPFSAMTSCGNEPLFKDGKGCGSCYQIRCVSAGHPACSGVPETVIITDMNYYPVSRFHFDLSGTAFGAMAKDGRNDELRHAGIIDMQFRRVPCQYPGLTVTFHVQHGSNPYYLAILVEYENGDGDVDQVDIMQSRPDVAGEGGMAPTGEWVPMTESWGSIWRMDTRRPMQGPFSLRITNESGKTLVADQVIPADWEPNEIYSSIIQFD, from the exons AtggcgtcctcctcctcctctgtcgcCATCGCGGCGGCTCTGCTCCTCTGCATCCTCGCCGCGCACGGCCACGGCTGCTGCGCCAagcgcagcggcggcggcggcaagaaGGCCCACTCCCACCACGCGCCCCCGCACGCCCACGTCGCGCCGCCTCCTTCTTCCCCGCCGGCCACCGGCCCGCCGTCCTACGGCTACGGCTCCCCTCCTCCCCCAGCCGCCATCCCGCCTCCTCCCGCGGCCAATTCCAGCTCCAACAGCACCAATGTCGACGCCGGCGGCTGGCTCGACGCCAGGGCGACGTGGTACGGCGCGCCCAAGGGCGCCGGGCCCGACGACAACGGCGGCGCCTGCGGGTTCAAGAACGTCAACCTGCCACCCTTCTCCGCCATGACCTCGTGCGGCAACGAGCCGCTCTTCAAGGACGGCAAGGGATGCGGCTCATGCTACCAG ATACGGTGCGTGTCGGCGGGCCACCCGGCGTGCTCCGGCGTGCCGGAGACGGTGATCATCACGGACATGAACTACTACCCGGTGTCCCGCTTCCACTTCGACCTCAGCGGCACCGCCTTCGGCGCCATGGCCAAGGACGGCCGCAACGACGAGCTCCGCCACGCCGGCATCATCGACATGCAGTTCAGGAG GGTGCCGTGCCAGTACCCGGGGCTCACGGTCACGTTCCACGTGCAGCACGGCTCCAACCCCTACTACCTGGCCATCCTGGTGGAGTACGAGAACGGCGACGGCGACGTGGACCAGGTGGACATCATGCAGTCACGGCCGGACGTCGCCGGAGAAGGCGGGATGGCGCCGACGGGGGAGTGGGTGCCCATGACCGAGTCGTGGGGGTCCATCTGGCGGATGGACACGCGGCGCCCCATGCAGGGCCCCTTCTCGCTGCGCATCACCAACGAGTCCGGCAAGACGCTCGTCGCCGACCAGGTCATCCCCGCCGACTGGGAGCCCAACGAGATATACAGCTCCATCATCCAGTTCGACTAA